One region of Trichoderma breve strain T069 chromosome 7 map unlocalized scaffold00007, whole genome shotgun sequence genomic DNA includes:
- a CDS encoding NADH-ubiquinone oxidoreductase ASHI subunit (CI-ASHI or NDUFB8) domain-containing protein, translated as MVPKVVRKWEQRALEGLQYIPDTRGTHDCRGHYTESNPVTQQLGAEATVNPPKMLPQRVVRASALRNAMAASRRLPTIQRRGFLPSQFSDKKVIDEKYPDFPRLSEAQDPGMNGGYINPPRIKRQFRDPYATWWDPQERRNFGEPVHEDNDMMGIFSPWEYTWTTTGPGLIMVGTFIAVFLGVSGVVYLNYPDRVAFPREFENGLERELGGPGAVRARMAGDEDP; from the exons ATGGTACCTAAGGTGGTGCGGAAATGGGAGCAAAGGGCACTGGAGGGGCTGCAGTACATACCGGATACTCGCGGTACCCATG ACTGTCGAGGTCATTATACGGAGAGCAATCCCGTTACGCAGCAATTGGGCGCTGAAGCAACAGTCAATCCGCCCAAG ATGCTCCCACAACGAGTTGTGCGAGCTTCGGCTCTGCGCaatgccatggctgccagcCGAAGGCTCCCCACGATTCAGCGACGAGGCTTTTTGCCATCTCAATTTTCCGACAAGAAAGTGATTGACGAAAAGTACCCCGATTTCCCGCGACTCAGCGAAGCTCAGGATCCCGGAATG AACGGAGGCTACATCAACCCGCCTAGAATCAAGCGACAGTTCCGCGACCCATATGCCACCTGGTGGGACCCTCAGGAGCGACGAAACTTTGGCGAGCCGGTTCACGAGGATAACGACATGATGGGTATCTTCTCCCCTTGGGAGTATACGTGGACTACTACGGGGCCTGGTCTTATCATGGTTGGAACATTCATTGCCGTTTTCCTCGGAGTTTCAGGGGTTGTCTACCTCAACTACCCTGATAGGGTTGCCTTCCCCAGGGAATTTGAGAATGGCCTGGAGCGGGAATTGGGTGGCCCGGGAGCCGTAAGA GCACGAATGGCTGGCGATGAGGACCCGTAA